AAACGTCTTTCCCACATCGGCCATGATGTCCTCCCATTCCTCTCCTCGAGGGAACGCCCGCGCCCTCCGTCGATCGGACTCCATCAAAAAGGAGTCGCGCTTGCCCCTTCGTATCCCCGGCTCGACGAACCGGGCTCTATTTTCATTATAACAAAACGCCGCCGAAGGAGATGGGAGGAGCCGCCCGGGGGCGGCTCCTCGCTGAAACTTCCTCTACTTTTTTCGAGGCTCCCGGCGCCCTACCAGGCGCAGACGATAGCCCCCTTGTACTTCTCGTCCACGAACGCCTTCACCGCGTCGCTGTTGTAGCACTCGACCAGGGTCTTGAACTCCGGCCGGCCCTCCTCGCCCTCCCGCACCGCGATAATGTTGACGTAGGGGGATTTGCTGCTCTCGATGAACAAAGCGTCCCGGGCAGGGACCAGCCCCGACTCCACGGCGTAGTTCGTGACGACCACCGAGAGATCCGAGTCCCGTATAGCCCGCACCATCTGGGCAGCCTCCAGCTCCACAAACTTAAATTCATGCGGGTTTTTCGTAACATCCAGTACCGTCGGCAGAAGCCCCTTAGACGGGTCGACCTCGATCAGCCCGCGGTCCTGGAGCAGGAGCAGCGCGCGCCCCCCGTTGCTGGGATCATTAGGGATCGCGACCGTCATGCCGTTCTTGATCGCATCAAGACTCT
This region of uncultured Fretibacterium sp. genomic DNA includes:
- a CDS encoding MetQ/NlpA family ABC transporter substrate-binding protein encodes the protein MLKKFEVMLKKFGVVLAALFVLFLGVGCAEAARIKLGVDGGPHEEIGELVQKLAAEKGLEVELVRFSDFILPNAALADGDIDVNSFQHLPYMEEMMKDRGYKLVSIGKTVLMPLGVYSETVKSLDAIKNGMTVAIPNDPSNGGRALLLLQDRGLIEVDPSKGLLPTVLDVTKNPHEFKFVELEAAQMVRAIRDSDLSVVVTNYAVESGLVPARDALFIESSKSPYVNIIAVREGEEGRPEFKTLVECYNSDAVKAFVDEKYKGAIVCAW